A part of Desulfobacter sp. genomic DNA contains:
- a CDS encoding TetR/AcrR family transcriptional regulator, whose translation MKTRRERVRQMTLDEIKSLSWDMVKKNGIEHLTVNGIARKMGMTPPAFYRYYKNRDQLVKALVIEAYTSFLSALETARDAAYPASPENQIYRVYLGYRRWAVDNPNMFGLFAGRKVYGFDPCDPQVEDRARDIYRFIIELYRNAWQQGRRLPPEKKEGMPPDYAAGLTRHHKDLTRGLPVELIDSCVCAACMVHGMISMEISGRLKGLAGDGETFYAYQIREIMKGQGMVPGQE comes from the coding sequence ATGAAAACCAGACGTGAGCGGGTCAGGCAGATGACCCTGGATGAGATCAAGTCCCTTTCCTGGGACATGGTCAAAAAAAACGGCATTGAGCACCTGACAGTGAACGGCATTGCCCGTAAGATGGGAATGACCCCCCCGGCATTTTACCGGTATTATAAAAACCGGGACCAACTCGTTAAGGCGCTGGTTATTGAGGCATACACTTCTTTTTTATCGGCTCTGGAAACGGCCCGTGACGCCGCCTACCCGGCCAGCCCGGAGAACCAGATCTACCGGGTATACCTGGGTTACAGGAGATGGGCCGTTGACAACCCCAATATGTTCGGCCTGTTTGCCGGCCGGAAAGTCTACGGGTTTGATCCTTGTGATCCGCAGGTGGAAGACCGGGCCCGCGACATATACCGTTTCATCATTGAGCTGTACCGGAACGCCTGGCAACAAGGAAGACGCCTTCCCCCTGAAAAAAAAGAAGGAATGCCCCCGGACTATGCAGCCGGGCTCACCCGCCACCACAAAGACCTTACCCGGGGCCTTCCGGTTGAACTTATTGATTCATGCGTCTGCGCCGCCTGTATGGTCCACGGCATGATTTCAATGGAAATTTCCGGCAGGCTCAAGGGGCTGGCCGGTGACGGAGAAACGTTTTACGCGTATCAGATCAGGGAAATAATGAAAGGGCAGGGAATGGTGCCGGGACAAGAGTAA
- a CDS encoding DUF2284 domain-containing protein, protein MECHKCEASIPEGEERNHKEQVLCEDCYIDNLYDARPVCNPWEEYLSARSASEDDKNVLKLKDRKTFEVLLQTAHRLGATDAASIPTNKIEISDELAILCGNPACENYGASFRCPPNVSGPRGFRKRIQNYTDAIVFKITLPSEMMYSHQRIEIFRLLHEIGSSIEKKAKQMGYEKPRAYAAGSCKKLFCGEHLKCNLLSGEGECRNPDTARQSMSGFGINVKKLMELAGWKSETSEMKPACGMILID, encoded by the coding sequence ATGGAATGTCACAAGTGTGAAGCCAGTATTCCTGAAGGTGAGGAACGAAACCATAAGGAACAGGTTTTATGTGAAGATTGTTATATTGACAATCTTTACGACGCCAGGCCTGTTTGCAATCCCTGGGAAGAATATTTATCAGCAAGATCTGCATCAGAGGATGATAAGAATGTCCTTAAACTAAAGGATCGAAAAACTTTTGAAGTGTTATTGCAAACTGCCCATCGTTTAGGCGCAACCGATGCGGCATCCATACCGACCAATAAAATTGAAATCAGTGATGAACTGGCGATATTATGTGGCAATCCAGCATGTGAAAATTATGGGGCATCATTCAGGTGCCCCCCAAATGTGAGCGGCCCCAGGGGGTTCCGCAAACGGATTCAAAATTATACTGATGCAATCGTATTTAAAATTACACTGCCTTCAGAAATGATGTACTCTCATCAGCGAATCGAGATATTCAGGCTGCTGCATGAAATTGGATCATCCATTGAAAAGAAGGCAAAGCAGATGGGGTATGAAAAGCCCAGGGCATACGCGGCAGGCTCTTGTAAAAAATTATTCTGTGGGGAGCACCTGAAATGTAATCTGCTGTCAGGTGAAGGCGAGTGCAGAAATCCTGATACGGCAAGACAATCCATGTCAGGTTTCGGAATAAACGTAAAAAAACTGATGGAGCTTGCAGGATGGAAATCTGAAACGTCTGAAATGAAACCCGCCTGCGGGATGATTTTAATTGATTGA
- a CDS encoding aminopeptidase P family protein, protein MTDQTDRILPVSAHPTADEISRRLKALQSSIREQGLDAYLCFCPDNIFYLTNFANFVHERPFILIIPVKGLPVFLMPKLEAPHVRTRAVGALEFVHYFEFPAPKTMGWSDRLREILSPGQRVGIETHCPLAVAEAVPGTARAVDLVDELRLVKSPYEIGRIAYTCDLVSRAHAMLLAGARPGRMPVELHSKATAAVTKRMLLDCPNANMLNTKFAAIAQPPEVSHDPHNFTDVFMKFTQGGPHVSISSGTANGYGAEVERTFFLNRVPEKARQPFEDMLAARRLAFDLTVPGNIMSEVDRKVNEFLTSKGYGPHLLHRTGHGFGVTNHEAPFLAEGYDREIRPNMVFSIEPGIYIQGLGGFRFSDTILVTETGNMTLTSAPETLEALTIDARPSLADKTKALALALMTRKNRTV, encoded by the coding sequence ATGACGGATCAGACGGATCGCATTTTACCGGTTTCAGCACACCCTACGGCAGACGAAATATCAAGGCGGCTCAAGGCCCTGCAGTCCAGCATCCGGGAACAGGGACTGGATGCCTACCTCTGCTTTTGCCCGGACAATATCTTCTACCTGACCAATTTTGCCAATTTTGTCCATGAACGCCCCTTTATCCTGATTATCCCCGTCAAAGGCCTGCCGGTATTCCTGATGCCCAAGCTGGAAGCCCCCCATGTCCGGACCCGGGCCGTTGGAGCGCTTGAGTTTGTCCACTATTTTGAATTCCCCGCCCCCAAAACCATGGGGTGGTCGGACCGCCTCAGGGAAATCCTTTCCCCGGGGCAGCGGGTGGGAATTGAAACCCACTGCCCCCTGGCCGTGGCCGAAGCCGTGCCCGGCACCGCCCGGGCCGTGGACCTGGTGGATGAACTGCGTCTGGTCAAATCCCCCTATGAGATCGGGCGAATCGCCTATACATGCGACCTGGTCAGCCGGGCCCATGCCATGCTGCTGGCCGGTGCCCGCCCCGGCAGAATGCCCGTGGAACTCCATTCCAAGGCCACGGCCGCCGTCACCAAAAGAATGCTCCTGGACTGCCCCAACGCCAATATGCTCAACACCAAGTTCGCCGCCATTGCCCAGCCCCCCGAGGTATCCCACGACCCGCATAATTTCACCGATGTGTTCATGAAATTCACCCAGGGCGGCCCCCATGTATCCATCTCATCGGGCACGGCCAACGGATACGGGGCCGAAGTCGAACGGACCTTTTTCCTCAACCGGGTACCTGAAAAGGCCCGGCAGCCCTTTGAGGATATGCTGGCGGCCAGACGTCTGGCATTTGACCTGACCGTGCCGGGCAATATCATGTCCGAGGTGGACCGCAAAGTGAACGAATTCCTCACATCAAAGGGGTACGGCCCCCATCTTCTCCACCGTACCGGCCACGGTTTCGGCGTCACCAATCATGAAGCCCCCTTCCTGGCCGAAGGATATGACCGGGAAATCCGGCCCAATATGGTCTTCAGCATTGAACCGGGGATTTACATCCAGGGGCTTGGCGGATTCAGGTTTTCGGATACGATCCTGGTCACGGAAACCGGCAACATGACATTGACATCAGCACCGGAAACCCTTGAGGCACTGACCATAGACGCCCGGCCGTCACTTGCGGACAAGACAAAGGCCCTGGCGCTGGCACTCATGACCCGCAAAAACCGCACCGTTTAG